A genomic segment from Stegostoma tigrinum isolate sSteTig4 chromosome 1, sSteTig4.hap1, whole genome shotgun sequence encodes:
- the LOC125462581 gene encoding follistatin-A-like isoform X1: MLRMLNSRTASLTISLFIFLTIGDQRVQAGNCWLQQAKNGKCQVLYMTGVSREECCKSGRLGTAWTEDDVPSSTLFRWIIFNGGAPGCTPCKETCDNVDCGPGKKCKMNKKNKPRCVCAPDCSNVTWKGSVCGTDGKTYKDECVLLKARCKGHPELEVQYQGKCKKSCRDVLCPGSSVCVVDQTNSAYCVMCNPRICPEPSSPEQYLCGNDGITYASACHIRRATCLMGRTIGVAYEGKCIKAKSCDDIQCTPGKKCLWDSRLGRGRCAVCNVCQGGRSDEPVCATDNTTYPNECAMKSTACSSGTLLEIKHTGSCNSTIYSPIAITEEDEDEEDEQENNTFPKSPFPIW; this comes from the exons ATGCTAAGGATGCTAAACAGCAGAACAGCGTCTCTCaccatttcactttttatcttcCTCACCATTGGAGACCAGCGAGTGCAGG CTGGGAACTGCTGGCTCCAGCAAGCCAAGAACGGCAAATGCCAGGTTCTTTACATGACCGGGGTCAGCCGCGAAGAGTGCTGCAAAAGTGGAAGGTTGGGCACAGCATGGACCGAAGATGATGTGCCATCCAGTACCCTTTTCCGATGGATTATCTTTAACGGTGGAGCCCCGGGTTGTACGCCTTGTAAAG AAACCTGTGATAACGTCGATTGTGGTCCAGGTAAAAAGTGCAAAATGAACAAAAAGAATAAACCTCGATGTGTCTGTGCACCCGACTGCTCCAACGTCACTTGGAAGGGCTCCGTTTGCGGCACAGACGGGAAAACATACAAAGATGAATGTGTCCTGCTGAAGGCGAGGTGCAAAGGGCATCCCGAACTCGAGGTCCAATATCAAGGCAAATGTAAAA AATCATGCAGAGATGTCTTGTGTCCAGgcagctctgtgtgtgtggtAGATCAGACAAACAGCGCCTACTGTGTGATGTGTAACCCGAGGATCTGCCCTGAACCTTCGAGCCCCGAGCAATATCTGTGCGGCAATGATGGGATCACGTACGCCAGCGCCTGCCATATCAGACGCGCCACCTGCTTGATGGGCAGAACCATTGGAGTGGCGTACGAAGGGAAATGTATAA AAGCCAAATCCTGTGATGACATACAGTGTACCCCTGGAAAGAAGTGTCTCTGGGATAGCCGGCTTGGCAGGGGTCGGTGCGCTGTTTGTAATGTATGTCAGGGTGGACGCTCAGATGAGCCAGTCTGTGCCACTGATAACACCACGTACCCCAATGAGTGTGCAATGAAAAGTACAGCCTGTTCCTCTGGCACCCTCCTGGAGATCAAACATACAGGATCGTGCAATT CTACCATATATTCCCCCATAGCCATTACTGaagaagatgaagatgaagaagaTGAGCAAGAAAATAACACCTTTCCTAAATCACCATTTCCGATTTGGTAA
- the LOC125462581 gene encoding follistatin-A-like isoform X2, whose amino-acid sequence MLRMLNSRTASLTISLFIFLTIGDQRVQAGNCWLQQAKNGKCQVLYMTGVSREECCKSGRLGTAWTEDDVPSSTLFRWIIFNGGAPGCTPCKETCDNVDCGPGKKCKMNKKNKPRCVCAPDCSNVTWKGSVCGTDGKTYKDECVLLKARCKGHPELEVQYQGKCKKSCRDVLCPGSSVCVVDQTNSAYCVMCNPRICPEPSSPEQYLCGNDGITYASACHIRRATCLMGRTIGVAYEGKCIKAKSCDDIQCTPGKKCLWDSRLGRGRCAVCNVCQGGRSDEPVCATDNTTYPNECAMKSTACSSGTLLEIKHTGSCNSITEEDEDEEDEQENNTFPKSPFPIW is encoded by the exons ATGCTAAGGATGCTAAACAGCAGAACAGCGTCTCTCaccatttcactttttatcttcCTCACCATTGGAGACCAGCGAGTGCAGG CTGGGAACTGCTGGCTCCAGCAAGCCAAGAACGGCAAATGCCAGGTTCTTTACATGACCGGGGTCAGCCGCGAAGAGTGCTGCAAAAGTGGAAGGTTGGGCACAGCATGGACCGAAGATGATGTGCCATCCAGTACCCTTTTCCGATGGATTATCTTTAACGGTGGAGCCCCGGGTTGTACGCCTTGTAAAG AAACCTGTGATAACGTCGATTGTGGTCCAGGTAAAAAGTGCAAAATGAACAAAAAGAATAAACCTCGATGTGTCTGTGCACCCGACTGCTCCAACGTCACTTGGAAGGGCTCCGTTTGCGGCACAGACGGGAAAACATACAAAGATGAATGTGTCCTGCTGAAGGCGAGGTGCAAAGGGCATCCCGAACTCGAGGTCCAATATCAAGGCAAATGTAAAA AATCATGCAGAGATGTCTTGTGTCCAGgcagctctgtgtgtgtggtAGATCAGACAAACAGCGCCTACTGTGTGATGTGTAACCCGAGGATCTGCCCTGAACCTTCGAGCCCCGAGCAATATCTGTGCGGCAATGATGGGATCACGTACGCCAGCGCCTGCCATATCAGACGCGCCACCTGCTTGATGGGCAGAACCATTGGAGTGGCGTACGAAGGGAAATGTATAA AAGCCAAATCCTGTGATGACATACAGTGTACCCCTGGAAAGAAGTGTCTCTGGGATAGCCGGCTTGGCAGGGGTCGGTGCGCTGTTTGTAATGTATGTCAGGGTGGACGCTCAGATGAGCCAGTCTGTGCCACTGATAACACCACGTACCCCAATGAGTGTGCAATGAAAAGTACAGCCTGTTCCTCTGGCACCCTCCTGGAGATCAAACATACAGGATCGTGCAATT CCATTACTGaagaagatgaagatgaagaagaTGAGCAAGAAAATAACACCTTTCCTAAATCACCATTTCCGATTTGGTAA